Part of the Usitatibacter palustris genome, AACAGGCGCTCGCCGAGAAGGGCAAGGCGCCGGTCAAGCTGCTGCTCAATACATCGCGCAAGCGCATCCAGTGGGTGTCGTCGATCACGGTCGATCCGAATCGCTACACCGGACCGGGTTCGCCGCTGCTGGTGAAGGCCGACGAGCACCTCTTCAATGGCGATACCGCTTCGGCCCGCAAGGTGCTCGAAGACGGCGCGCGGCAGTATCCCGACGACGCGCGCTTTCCGGCGGCGTTGTCGCGGCTCGCTTCGTTCGAAGACGAACCGGAGCGCGCGATCGCCATTGCCCGCGAGGCCGTGGCGAAGGGGCCCAACAGCGTCGAAGCGCTGCTGGCACTCGGTGACGCGGAGCGACTCGAAGGCCAGGCGCGCGCTGCAGGGAGCGCGTATGCGCGTGCGATCGAAGTGGCGGCCAATGACGCGCGCGGCTACCAGGGCGCGGGCATCATCGAAGGCGAACGCGAGAACGTCGGTCGCGCGCGCGTGCTCTTCGAGAAGGCGCTCGCACTCGATCCGTCGAGCCCGTCGCACCTGGCGGAGCTCGGCACGCTCGAATCCTTTGCCGGCAACTTCGCGCGCGCGAAGGAGCTGCTGCAGAAAGCCGTCGCGGAGAAGCCCGATCACTACGTCGCCTGGACGGGCCTGGGCGTTCTCGGCCTCAAGACCGGCGACATCCCGGCCGCGCATGAAGCGCTGCTGAAGGCCACGCTCGTCGAGCCGCGCTACGCCCGCGCGCACCTGTACATCGCGGCCACGTGGTACGCGCAGGAGCGCGTCGATGCCGCGCTCGAAGCGCTGCGCCGTGCCGCCGAGCTCGATCCGCGCGATCCGATGCCGTACCTGCTCGCGAGCATCATCCATGTCGACCGCATCGAATACGCGCTCGCCGCCGAGCAGGCGAGGGAAGCGCTGGTGCGCATGCCCAACCTCAAGTCGGCGAACCAGATCGCCGACAACCAGAAGGGCATCGCGAACGTCGGCACCGCGCTCGCCTCGCTCGGCCTCGAGTCGTGGTCGCGCAGCCTCGCGCAGGATTCGTACATGCCGTTCTGGGGCGGGAGCCATCTCTTTCTCGCCGATCGCTATCCGGGCGAGTTCAACAAGCGCTCCGAGCTGATCCAGGGCTTCGTCACCGACCCGCTCGTGTTCGGCGCCTCGAACCGCTTCCAGACCCTGTTCGCCGCGCCCGGCCATCACGCGACGGCCTCGATTCGCTACGGCCACAGCGACGACTTCAGCGTGATCGAACCGGTGATCACGTTGAACGGCTACATCGCCTCGCCGCGGCCGATGTCGTACTTCATCGAAGGCATCGAGACGCGCGTCGATTCGGGCAACGCGATCTTCGATGGCTCCGCGCGCACGATCACGGCGGCCTTCGGCTTCCGCCCGACGCACGAGCTCTCCGCGTTCCTGTACTTCAATCGCCTGTCCGCGGACGTGGACCTCGGGAGCATCTCGAACTTCGGCACCGCCGGCGTCACGCGCGAGAACCAGACGATCGTCGGCGACATCTCGCGGCTCGATGCGGGACTGCGCTACGCACCCACCGCCGATACGAGCTGGTGGCTCAAGGCCGGCGGCAGCCGCGAGGATTCGAAGCTCGACACCGTGCTGTCGCTCGAGCTCTTCAACGTCGCGACCCTCAAGCAGGACCAGCACTTCCAGCAGGAGCCGACGACCAGCGACGTGGCACTGCGCACGACGACCGTGGCGTGGAAGGGCTGGGAGCTCACCGCCGGTGCGGAAACCTCGCGCAAGAAAGATCCACGGCATCTCGTGCGCGACGAAGGCCTGCACCTGCCGGCCAATCCCGTGAACCAGGAAGCGCTCGACCAGGAAGACCGCGACCGCACCGACATCGTCTACGCGCACGCGCGCTGGAAGGGCGAGCGCGCGACGGCCGAGGTGGGTCTCGCATGGCGCGAGCACACGAAGGACCGCGACATCCTCGCCACACTCCCGGGCGGCATCATCACCGCGACCGAGAACTACAACCGCCGCGGATGGGATCCGGCGCTGGGCGGCACGTATCGCACCGGCGAAGCGTCGCTGCTTCGCGCCGCCTGCCGCCAGTGGCTGCGGCCGATCGGTCTCGACACGCTGATGCCCATCGCGATCGCCGGCATTCCGCTCGACGACCAGCTCGTGCTCGGCGGCGGCGAGTTGAAGCAGTGCAACGCCGCGTGGCAGTGGAACGTGCGGCGCGACCTCTTCGTCGTTGCCGACGTGGGCGAGAGCCGCGTG contains:
- a CDS encoding tetratricopeptide repeat protein codes for the protein MLRLLAAIALAAMPFHGAAQPKAAAPAAAEIASLDGKGEFREVSQLAWKPAAVKQSLFATNYVRTGDGSRMGILFPDRTQLRLAPNSTLQIKETAGTKDAATTINLNSGRSWVQSKTAPKGLIMETPSALAAIRGTDWEMAVDAEGRATLSVFSGEVEFYNEHGRVLVARNEQALAEKGKAPVKLLLNTSRKRIQWVSSITVDPNRYTGPGSPLLVKADEHLFNGDTASARKVLEDGARQYPDDARFPAALSRLASFEDEPERAIAIAREAVAKGPNSVEALLALGDAERLEGQARAAGSAYARAIEVAANDARGYQGAGIIEGERENVGRARVLFEKALALDPSSPSHLAELGTLESFAGNFARAKELLQKAVAEKPDHYVAWTGLGVLGLKTGDIPAAHEALLKATLVEPRYARAHLYIAATWYAQERVDAALEALRRAAELDPRDPMPYLLASIIHVDRIEYALAAEQAREALVRMPNLKSANQIADNQKGIANVGTALASLGLESWSRSLAQDSYMPFWGGSHLFLADRYPGEFNKRSELIQGFVTDPLVFGASNRFQTLFAAPGHHATASIRYGHSDDFSVIEPVITLNGYIASPRPMSYFIEGIETRVDSGNAIFDGSARTITAAFGFRPTHELSAFLYFNRLSADVDLGSISNFGTAGVTRENQTIVGDISRLDAGLRYAPTADTSWWLKAGGSREDSKLDTVLSLELFNVATLKQDQHFQQEPTTSDVALRTTTVAWKGWELTAGAETSRKKDPRHLVRDEGLHLPANPVNQEALDQEDRDRTDIVYAHARWKGERATAEVGLAWREHTKDRDILATLPGGIITATENYNRRGWDPALGGTYRTGEASLLRAACRQWLRPIGLDTLMPIAIAGIPLDDQLVLGGGELKQCNAAWQWNVRRDLFVVADVGESRVENLVSPLDGPLNTSGDTTNLDRLRNRVITPPATPDRLEQIPIYSEGRVRKAHVGLESIVSPAFAVRAHYTFSDSKNTNSLPLFSGKEIPYVPRHYVNLGFTWTIAPRVFVTTIASNRSKRYADEANLVVLPHGWDAQVTLFTESADKRWALEVFGGNLFRKEDSDVFSAVVSYRF